From a single Fusobacterium ulcerans ATCC 49185 genomic region:
- a CDS encoding MATE family efflux transporter: MDIKREWRRNKKVFAAIMAIALPAIADLFVQTLLGFFDMIMVGKLGPVAISSVGIGNAPVQAVIPVFFAISIGTTAIVSRAFGSDNKKEGKNSMAQSIILSVPFSIIIAGLLLIFGDNILNLVGRADDMDLVRTTEYYRAVIIGLPFLCFNVVFAAAYRSTSKSTIPMIANLISVISNIILNYIFIFTLGMGVLGAGIATTIARGIVTVIYLVLTLFTNKFWVSIPFSALKYDGSMIRRILKVGIPAAVEQGIFRIGMLVFEMMVISLGTMAYTSHKIALTAESFSFNMGFGFSVAGTALVGQQLGKNSPKNAERDAKATTLLALCAMSAFGLTFFILPGTIIAMFTKEPAIREMATGALRLVSICQPFLAVSMVLSGCLRGAGDTKAVLLITSLGMYLIRIPLTYLFLYKLDTGLLGAWVVMSIDLGFRSIACYRTFKKGRWRYLSV; encoded by the coding sequence ATGGATATAAAAAGAGAGTGGAGAAGAAATAAAAAAGTATTTGCAGCGATTATGGCAATAGCTCTTCCTGCAATAGCTGATTTATTTGTTCAAACATTATTAGGATTTTTTGATATGATAATGGTTGGAAAATTAGGGCCAGTAGCAATAAGTTCAGTAGGAATAGGAAATGCTCCTGTGCAGGCAGTTATTCCAGTGTTTTTTGCAATAAGTATTGGAACAACAGCCATAGTCAGCAGAGCTTTTGGATCAGACAATAAAAAAGAGGGGAAAAATTCAATGGCACAGAGTATAATTCTATCTGTACCATTTTCTATTATTATAGCAGGGCTCCTATTAATTTTTGGAGATAATATACTTAATCTTGTAGGAAGAGCTGATGATATGGACTTAGTAAGAACTACAGAGTATTACAGAGCAGTAATTATAGGACTGCCATTTTTATGTTTTAACGTAGTATTTGCAGCAGCCTATAGATCAACAAGTAAATCTACGATCCCTATGATAGCAAATCTTATAAGTGTTATTTCAAATATTATATTGAATTATATTTTTATTTTTACACTTGGAATGGGTGTACTTGGAGCTGGAATAGCTACTACAATAGCAAGGGGAATAGTAACAGTTATTTATTTAGTGCTTACACTATTTACAAATAAGTTTTGGGTTTCAATACCATTTAGTGCATTAAAATATGATGGAAGCATGATAAGAAGAATATTGAAAGTGGGAATACCTGCTGCAGTAGAACAGGGTATATTCAGAATAGGTATGCTTGTGTTTGAAATGATGGTAATATCTTTAGGAACTATGGCATATACTTCACATAAGATAGCTCTTACAGCTGAATCATTCTCATTTAATATGGGATTTGGGTTTTCTGTAGCAGGAACAGCATTGGTAGGACAGCAGTTAGGAAAAAATTCACCTAAAAATGCTGAAAGGGATGCAAAGGCAACAACTTTGCTGGCACTTTGCGCAATGTCAGCTTTTGGATTGACATTCTTTATACTTCCTGGAACGATAATAGCAATGTTTACTAAGGAGCCTGCTATTAGAGAGATGGCAACAGGAGCTTTAAGATTGGTGTCAATATGTCAGCCGTTCCTTGCAGTATCAATGGTATTGAGTGGTTGCTTGAGAGGAGCTGGAGATACTAAGGCAGTTCTTCTTATAACAAGTCTGGGAATGTATCTGATAAGAATACCACTTACATATTTATTTTTATATAAATTAGATACAGGGCTGTTGGGAGCATGGGTAGTTATGTCAATAGATCTAGGATTTAGAAGTATAGCTTGCTACAGAACATTTAAAAAAGGAAGATGGAGATACTTGAGTGTTTAA
- a CDS encoding PD-(D/E)XK nuclease family protein produces MAEKKINFRYIGYGNSFADEYWRKEDKVESNLYLFSDNRMKSVFVKKMKRDIFSKQPEFMTMDEFRERIFISDKIVLKEAKRILAFYKSIPQDVKDELNIKSYYDIIDFANNFFTYYREMNINDIEKIDNIHNWQEKYFYYFDRIKESFDMLCQKHNYIPNDWLESMEYFQAKWIQKYKRIIFVDIIEYPEIYKRIINKLLEEKEIEIILQLENGDFDENKLKIEKITLPEISPSRIYVYQSKDELEESMSLIYLFEEKRKSGDMYSPVPENNTYHNIFPRYFGKSQAVTMNDTKLYKFLNIQLNILMNMEEKLGRVYLISAFKKAFDDRVFREYYSLSAEDIITLNSFMREDYKYISSKILDTSEAEWIFSNNVEFRNKMENIFFDLSSIIELKGVDDIYEYFKKQINLEKFIEKEYGSIFEKFFEIFGIMKSNENMSIHNSFNTYFEGNLGSSLFRLVIQYMKDIVISSNEKVDSERAIVKNMEAARFARESRSLYKEKKMFGETNFFMDITGDILPGNIGDNLIFTEKQRKDMGMVSREEKREIKKYRFFQAVFTNINAVIFTKKNEDKGIDISPFLDELCIKYNLEIKKAPVDLNGSIEALKNSIFEKEKGYSQFEMESFPKDNEDFKDGKLSMGAYDYSNLKQCRLKFYFQKMNNLEYLCLPEESDISSRFFGILVHKVLEEIVKGMWKEVISKGNFKIDSTYIEEILNKHFSYSRAKIPVHMDNYCSEIMIPIITANIEKFFSYIETKYQNIKIKRFQGEKGVYETKPFIDGDIQIFLRGVADLVIESEIGNEIIDYKTGGANKEQLDYYSIILYEDEKKAQKYIFNVWKGNIEVHEEIKLTKEGLKEDIIDFLKSSEYSLAEKTGTCSSCEYIKICGRGR; encoded by the coding sequence TTGGCAGAAAAAAAAATAAACTTTAGATATATTGGGTATGGAAATAGTTTTGCAGATGAATATTGGAGAAAAGAGGACAAGGTAGAGAGCAATCTGTACCTTTTTTCTGATAACAGGATGAAATCTGTATTTGTTAAGAAAATGAAAAGAGATATTTTCTCAAAACAACCAGAGTTTATGACTATGGATGAGTTTAGAGAGAGAATATTTATTTCAGATAAAATAGTATTGAAAGAGGCTAAGAGAATCTTAGCCTTTTATAAGTCTATACCACAAGATGTGAAAGATGAGCTTAATATAAAATCATATTATGATATAATAGATTTTGCAAATAATTTTTTTACATATTACAGAGAAATGAATATAAATGATATAGAAAAGATAGACAATATACATAACTGGCAGGAAAAATATTTCTACTATTTTGACAGAATAAAAGAGTCATTTGATATGCTGTGTCAGAAACATAACTATATTCCGAATGACTGGCTTGAGAGTATGGAATATTTTCAGGCAAAGTGGATTCAGAAATACAAAAGAATAATTTTTGTAGATATAATAGAATATCCAGAAATATATAAAAGAATAATAAATAAGTTATTAGAAGAAAAAGAGATAGAAATAATACTTCAATTAGAAAATGGAGATTTTGATGAAAATAAGCTTAAAATAGAAAAAATAACTTTACCAGAAATTTCTCCTAGCAGAATATATGTATATCAGTCTAAAGATGAATTAGAAGAGAGTATGAGTCTGATTTATTTATTTGAAGAAAAAAGGAAAAGTGGAGATATGTATTCGCCTGTTCCAGAAAATAATACCTACCATAATATTTTCCCAAGATATTTTGGAAAATCTCAGGCAGTAACAATGAATGATACAAAATTATATAAATTTTTAAATATACAGTTGAATATTCTTATGAATATGGAAGAAAAACTTGGAAGAGTTTATTTAATATCAGCTTTTAAAAAAGCATTTGATGATAGAGTATTTAGAGAATATTATTCACTGAGTGCAGAAGATATAATTACACTTAATAGCTTTATGAGAGAAGATTATAAATATATTTCTTCTAAAATATTGGACACATCAGAAGCTGAATGGATATTTTCAAATAATGTTGAATTTAGAAATAAAATGGAAAATATATTTTTTGATCTGAGTAGTATAATAGAATTAAAAGGTGTAGATGATATATATGAATATTTTAAAAAGCAGATAAATTTAGAAAAATTTATTGAGAAAGAATATGGAAGTATTTTTGAGAAATTTTTTGAAATATTTGGAATAATGAAAAGTAATGAAAATATGAGTATTCATAATAGTTTTAATACATATTTTGAAGGAAATCTTGGAAGTTCTCTTTTTAGGCTTGTTATTCAGTATATGAAAGACATAGTTATATCTTCAAATGAAAAAGTAGATTCTGAAAGGGCTATTGTTAAAAATATGGAAGCTGCTAGATTTGCAAGAGAAAGCAGATCATTATATAAAGAGAAAAAAATGTTTGGAGAAACTAATTTCTTTATGGATATTACTGGGGATATTCTACCAGGGAATATAGGTGATAATCTTATATTTACTGAAAAACAAAGAAAAGATATGGGAATGGTAAGTAGAGAGGAAAAAAGAGAAATAAAAAAATATAGATTTTTTCAAGCTGTATTCACTAACATCAATGCTGTTATTTTTACTAAAAAAAATGAAGATAAGGGTATAGATATATCTCCATTTTTAGATGAGCTTTGTATAAAATATAATTTAGAAATAAAAAAGGCACCTGTTGATCTAAATGGAAGTATAGAGGCTCTTAAGAATTCTATATTTGAAAAAGAAAAAGGATATTCACAATTTGAAATGGAAAGTTTTCCAAAAGATAATGAAGATTTCAAAGATGGAAAATTAAGTATGGGAGCATACGATTACAGCAATTTAAAACAATGCAGATTGAAATTCTATTTTCAAAAGATGAATAATCTGGAATATCTATGTCTGCCAGAAGAAAGTGATATAAGCAGCAGATTTTTTGGAATACTTGTTCATAAAGTATTAGAAGAAATAGTAAAAGGAATGTGGAAAGAAGTAATATCAAAGGGAAACTTTAAAATTGACAGTACTTATATAGAGGAAATATTGAATAAACATTTTTCATACAGCAGAGCTAAAATACCAGTACATATGGATAATTACTGCAGTGAAATAATGATTCCAATAATTACAGCTAATATAGAGAAGTTTTTTAGTTATATAGAAACAAAATATCAAAATATTAAAATAAAAAGATTTCAAGGAGAAAAGGGAGTATATGAAACAAAGCCATTTATAGATGGAGATATTCAGATATTTCTAAGAGGAGTAGCAGATCTGGTAATAGAAAGTGAAATTGGAAACGAAATCATAGACTACAAGACTGGAGGAGCTAACAAAGAACAGCTGGATTATTACAGCATAATTCTATATGAAGATGAAAAGAAAGCTCAAAAATATATTTTCAATGTATGGAAAGGAAATATAGAAGTACATGAAGAGATAAAACTTACAAAAGAGGGATTAAAAGAGGATATAATTGACTTCTTGAAAAGCAGTGAATATTCTCTGGCTGAAAAAACAGGAACATGCAGCAGCTGTGAATATATAAAAATATGTGGAAGGGGGAGATAA
- a CDS encoding UvrD-helicase domain-containing protein, with protein sequence MKNRLVLKASAGTGKTYRLSLEYVGALCRGIDFKDILVMTFTKKATAEIKERILKFLKELEENTKDGESIKENLKKIYPDMEFNHEKISSIYRDLIQNRDKLKVYTIDAFTNLIFKKAIAPYLKIYSYEIIDDDENRKILIKTFQKIFDNKDDFRAFKGFLEDNSEKDMENYLTLIKNLLNERWKVIVLGEKLKEKRNGLSAESNWKYMDRITEILERVSKIKDKSLEELFKTSLKKYLLCKNEDEKESFILEKNGDILEKEVWNGVKVKSKKGDIDSELEDMKYIYGELRDNLAKTMYNNSIIPYEEKLLYILNRIYEVYDDIKFREKRFTHSDISSYTFKYIRDKELNFINENGVTDEFFEILDGKIDTIFIDEFQDTSILQWKILKDIIDQTNNVICVGDEKQSIYGWRGGEKKLFENLEKIIDGKEEKLFTCFRSEKNIVSFTNMIFSNISKMSDREEFGEEPWNFYEVNSKSEDVSGHIEVLRKKSEEEATVIDQIIKRIKDDFNGNYRGIGILGRTNKELDMIAEKLSEADIPYVIDSNSNIVDYRGINGLFSLINYLVKNDYLALLDFFRSDLINIRVKALKYLIKNREDVEKYLNMEEAEILLDGVDLEVLEIVRDIRKEYLENNGETIFLTYDILKKVGIGGKLNSKSDISNIYSFYKIIKSYKYFEEFIVEFEDKRNSDKFKKMVLEDDNSVNVMTIHKSKGLEFDTLFYYYNPSSRGSSRGNMRFFLKMDKEYNEPESFLITHDKFKKVIKSLGREYDYLADIEIKEKHEEINNLYVALTRPKNNLYIAVENDKENLFSEALFISEDKIEDSDIIPSKIEKNAIKEKKREFVLDLSTPEAEYPDAEESMEKEREKIYSHALGNEIKRVRGTTVHFFLENIINGTDEEVTLSKELTFSKFASVIGEKAIKELLSDENIEYILNKNREIFSNKWDFIFPEYEVFTEDKTYRIDRLMIKMPDEDTKGTVYIVDYKTGETDEDQIENYKYLIEKLLEDREMLNKFEIITEFIEFKL encoded by the coding sequence GTGAAAAACAGACTGGTTTTGAAAGCAAGTGCTGGAACAGGAAAAACTTATCGTCTCTCTCTGGAATATGTAGGGGCATTATGCAGAGGTATAGATTTTAAAGATATACTTGTAATGACTTTTACTAAAAAGGCCACTGCTGAAATAAAAGAAAGGATACTTAAATTTCTTAAAGAACTGGAAGAAAATACAAAAGATGGAGAAAGTATAAAAGAAAATTTGAAGAAGATATATCCAGATATGGAATTTAACCATGAAAAAATATCTTCTATATATAGAGATCTGATTCAAAATAGAGATAAATTAAAAGTATATACTATTGACGCCTTTACCAATCTGATATTTAAAAAGGCGATAGCTCCATATTTAAAAATATATTCATATGAGATAATTGATGATGATGAAAATAGAAAAATCCTTATAAAAACATTTCAGAAGATATTTGATAATAAAGATGATTTCAGAGCTTTTAAAGGTTTTCTGGAGGATAATTCAGAAAAAGATATGGAAAATTATCTTACCCTTATAAAAAATCTGTTAAATGAAAGATGGAAAGTTATTGTGCTGGGAGAAAAGCTGAAAGAGAAAAGAAATGGACTGTCAGCAGAAAGCAACTGGAAATATATGGACAGAATAACTGAGATATTAGAGAGGGTATCTAAAATAAAGGATAAATCTTTGGAGGAGCTTTTTAAAACTTCACTGAAAAAATATCTCTTATGTAAGAATGAAGATGAAAAAGAGAGCTTTATACTTGAAAAAAATGGAGATATTCTGGAAAAAGAAGTATGGAATGGAGTAAAAGTAAAATCTAAAAAAGGTGATATAGATTCTGAGCTGGAAGATATGAAATATATCTATGGAGAGCTGAGAGACAACCTAGCTAAGACTATGTACAATAACAGCATCATTCCTTATGAGGAAAAGCTTCTGTATATTTTAAATAGAATATATGAGGTTTATGATGATATAAAATTCAGAGAGAAAAGATTTACCCATTCTGATATCAGCAGCTACACTTTTAAATATATCAGAGATAAGGAATTGAATTTTATAAATGAAAATGGAGTGACAGATGAATTTTTTGAAATATTAGATGGAAAAATTGATACTATATTCATAGATGAGTTTCAAGATACAAGTATACTTCAATGGAAAATACTAAAAGATATAATTGATCAGACAAACAATGTAATATGTGTTGGAGATGAAAAGCAGAGTATCTACGGCTGGCGTGGAGGAGAGAAAAAACTTTTTGAAAATCTTGAAAAAATAATAGATGGAAAAGAGGAGAAACTTTTTACCTGCTTTAGAAGTGAAAAAAATATAGTGAGCTTTACAAATATGATATTCTCAAATATTTCTAAAATGTCAGATAGGGAAGAATTTGGAGAAGAACCATGGAATTTCTATGAGGTAAATTCAAAGTCAGAAGATGTATCAGGCCATATAGAAGTATTGAGAAAAAAATCAGAGGAAGAAGCTACAGTAATAGATCAGATAATAAAAAGAATAAAAGATGATTTCAATGGAAATTATAGAGGAATAGGAATATTAGGAAGAACTAATAAAGAGCTGGATATGATAGCAGAAAAATTATCAGAAGCAGATATTCCATATGTTATAGACTCAAATTCCAATATAGTAGATTACAGAGGAATAAATGGACTTTTTTCTTTGATAAATTATCTTGTAAAAAATGATTATCTAGCACTTTTAGATTTTTTTAGATCGGATTTGATAAATATAAGGGTAAAAGCTCTTAAATATTTGATAAAAAATAGAGAAGATGTAGAAAAATATCTCAATATGGAAGAGGCAGAAATTCTATTAGACGGTGTCGATCTTGAAGTATTGGAAATAGTGAGAGATATTAGAAAAGAATATCTGGAGAACAATGGAGAAACAATTTTTCTTACTTATGATATTTTGAAAAAAGTAGGAATAGGTGGAAAACTTAATAGTAAAAGTGATATTTCAAATATTTATTCTTTTTATAAAATAATAAAGAGCTATAAATATTTTGAGGAATTTATAGTTGAATTTGAAGATAAAAGAAATAGTGATAAATTTAAAAAAATGGTATTGGAAGATGATAACAGTGTCAATGTTATGACAATACATAAATCTAAAGGGTTAGAATTTGATACTTTGTTTTATTATTATAATCCTTCATCAAGAGGGAGCTCAAGAGGGAATATGAGATTCTTTCTGAAAATGGATAAAGAGTACAATGAGCCTGAAAGTTTTCTGATTACTCATGACAAATTCAAAAAAGTTATAAAATCTCTAGGAAGAGAGTATGACTATCTGGCTGATATAGAAATCAAAGAGAAGCATGAAGAGATAAATAACCTGTATGTAGCCCTTACGAGGCCTAAAAATAATTTATATATAGCAGTTGAAAATGATAAAGAAAATCTTTTTTCTGAGGCACTCTTTATCAGTGAAGACAAGATAGAAGACAGTGATATCATACCTAGCAAAATTGAAAAGAATGCAATTAAGGAAAAGAAAAGGGAGTTTGTACTTGATTTATCAACACCAGAAGCTGAATATCCTGATGCAGAAGAAAGTATGGAAAAAGAAAGAGAAAAAATTTATTCTCATGCTCTTGGAAATGAGATAAAAAGAGTAAGGGGAACAACAGTACATTTTTTCTTAGAAAATATTATAAATGGAACTGATGAAGAGGTGACTCTCTCAAAGGAACTTACTTTTTCAAAATTTGCTTCTGTCATAGGAGAAAAGGCTATAAAGGAACTTTTGTCAGATGAAAATATAGAATATATTTTGAATAAAAATAGAGAGATTTTTTCCAATAAATGGGATTTTATATTTCCTGAATATGAAGTATTTACAGAAGACAAGACATACAGAATAGATAGACTTATGATAAAAATGCCAGATGAAGATACTAAAGGAACAGTATATATAGTTGACTATAAAACTGGAGAAACTGATGAAGACCAGATAGAAAATTATAAATATTTAATAGAAAAACTTTTAGAAGATAGAGAGATGCTGAATAAATTTGAAATAATCACAGAATTTATAGAATTTAAATTATGA
- a CDS encoding GrpB family protein, producing MKIEGVNMIVEVKEHNPEWACLYLEEAEKIKKILQGELIKIYHIGSTSVKGLKAKPIIDIMPVVKDINSIDQYNSEFIELGYEPMGEFGIPKRRFFKKGKEKRTHHIHIFQIADRENIERHLAVRDYLREHPEDAEAYGELKYELAQKFPKDIEGYCDGKDSFVKNLEKKALAWDKK from the coding sequence ATGAAAATAGAAGGAGTAAATATGATAGTTGAAGTAAAAGAGCACAATCCAGAATGGGCTTGTTTGTATCTTGAGGAAGCTGAAAAAATAAAAAAAATACTTCAAGGTGAGCTTATCAAAATATATCATATAGGAAGCACTTCTGTAAAAGGGTTAAAAGCAAAGCCAATAATAGATATAATGCCAGTGGTAAAAGATATAAATAGTATAGATCAGTATAATAGTGAGTTTATTGAATTAGGCTATGAGCCAATGGGTGAATTTGGAATACCAAAAAGAAGATTTTTTAAAAAAGGAAAAGAAAAAAGAACTCATCATATTCATATATTTCAAATTGCTGATAGAGAAAATATTGAAAGGCATCTTGCAGTAAGAGATTATCTGAGAGAACATCCAGAAGATGCAGAAGCATATGGAGAGCTGAAGTATGAATTAGCACAAAAGTTTCCAAAAGATATAGAAGGCTATTGTGATGGAAAAGATTCCTTTGTAAAAAATTTAGAGAAAAAAGCTCTTGCATGGGATAAAAAGTAG
- a CDS encoding flavodoxin family protein has product MKNILVVVGSGRKNGNTEQLADSFIKGAEEAGHHVKKVFLGNKTINGCIGCNACRYGKPCIQKDDFNELIPDIKSCDLLVFASPLFFWTISAKIKAFIERFYCIAEEDSNPSLGRYEKYPVKDCALLMTSADNFFWTFEQVTSYYQFTLVNYIGFKDKGMVLAGGCGNTNGKPKIKETGHLLRAYEFGKRIYG; this is encoded by the coding sequence ATGAAAAATATATTAGTAGTTGTTGGAAGTGGAAGAAAAAATGGAAATACTGAACAATTAGCAGATTCTTTTATAAAGGGTGCTGAAGAAGCTGGACATCATGTGAAAAAAGTTTTTTTAGGAAATAAAACAATAAATGGCTGTATAGGATGTAATGCCTGCCGTTATGGGAAACCATGCATACAGAAAGATGATTTCAATGAGCTGATTCCTGATATAAAAAGTTGTGACTTACTGGTTTTTGCTTCTCCACTTTTTTTCTGGACAATTTCAGCAAAAATAAAAGCTTTTATTGAACGTTTTTATTGTATTGCAGAAGAGGATTCTAATCCTTCATTAGGAAGATATGAAAAATATCCTGTAAAAGACTGTGCACTGCTTATGACTTCAGCAGATAATTTCTTCTGGACATTTGAACAGGTAACTTCTTATTATCAGTTTACTTTAGTCAATTATATAGGATTTAAAGATAAGGGAATGGTGTTGGCAGGAGGATGTGGAAATACTAATGGTAAGCCTAAGATTAAAGAAACAGGACATCTCTTAAGGGCATATGAATTTGGTAAAAGAATATATGGATAA